The following proteins are co-located in the Solanum pennellii chromosome 1, SPENNV200 genome:
- the LOC107025495 gene encoding receptor-like protein 9DC3: protein MEILKGFKDMDVHKSGLEYYVEETISFASSEVLYIGLYVESVILVMKNQETKFNKILKIFTTIDLSRNKFEGEIPKFIGNLNSLLLLNLSHNNLTGHIPLEMRSMSTLEALDLSFNHLTGKIPVELASLTFLAVLNLSHNHLVGPIPQSNQFNTFPNDSYFGNSELCGFPLSNECGHHKSASIPVEHEEDEPSFLSEMTWQSVLIGYGCGLTFGFGMVFLIYRFERPKWFIHSFETVTREMIYLVLSLRARKRPRRNFQFSH, encoded by the coding sequence ATGGAGATTCTAAAAGGTTTCAAAGACATGGATGTACACAAATCAGGATTGGAGTACTATGTTGAGGAAACTATAAGTTTCGCAAGTAGTGAGGTTTTGTATATTGGGTTATATGTGGAATCGGTGATATTAGTGATGAAAAATCAAGAGACTAAATTCAACAAGATCTTGAAGATTTTCACAACAATTGATTTGTCGAGGAACAAGTTTGAAGGAGAAATCCCTAAATTCATTGGGAATTTGAATTCACTTCTGCTGCTGAATTTATCCCACAACAACCTCACAGGACACATTCCTCTTGAAATGAGGAGCATGAGCACTCTTGAAGCTTTGGACCTTTCATTTAACCACCTTACCGGAAAAATTCCAGTGGAGTTGGCAAGTCTCACATTTCTGGCGGTCCTAAATCTGTCACACAACCATCTTGTTGGACCTATTCCTCAAAGTAATCAGTTCAATACGTTTCCAAACGATTCCTATTTCGGAAACTCTGAATTATGTGGATTTCCACTGTCAAATGAATGTGGACATCATAAGAGTGCATCAATACCAGTTGAACATGAAGAAGATGAACCGAGTTTTCTTAGCGAAATGACTTGGCAATCTGTCCTAATCGGGTATGGCTGTGGATTGACATTTGGTTTTGGCATGGTGTTTCTCATATACCGCTTTGAAAGGCCAAAATGGTTCATACACTCTTTTGAAACTGTCACTCGGGAAATGATATACTTAGTTCTGAGCCTGAGGGCACGTAAAAGGCCCCGGAGGAATTTTCAGTTTTCACACTGA